The region TTGGTCCTAGCAGGAGGAttgcatgggggagggagaacttgttCATATtcttaaaacatttataaaccttccattttctctctctgtcacacacaaaaagccctgagatgaaaggcagctaacagcaataAAACGAACACTTCataaacccacacacacactcattcatTCTGTTTCCACACAGTCAGAGACCCATCGAGTAGAATAGCATAGCAtgggatagatagataaagagatagatgtgtgcatctctctctctctctctccctctatcctCCATCCTCTATTTATCCATTCTCCatcctctctatctatctatccatccatccatcctctatctatcCTCTATTGTCACTCGTCAATCCATCTGTCGTCACTCGTCAATCCGTCTGTCATCACTCGTCCGTCGTCACTTGTCCTTCCTCCGTTCGTCCTCTATCCACCATCTATTTATAAAAAAGATAAAAGCAAGTAACCTCTAGATTTTGCAGATTGCGGAAGGTCAGATTTGAAAATCATAGCAATGACATCCATAATCTGACTGGCTATGCTCCTGACCCTCTAGGCACCCCTAAGTGCCCCTTGTAACCTGCTAATTTTTGTTCTTGAGGACTTTTGTGATAACCCAAATCAAACCTAGGTCCCTTGGAaagctttggaggggggaaacTCTCTTGCAatttagggtttccaacctccagagGGCATCTGAAaatttcccactattacagttgatctccagacaataaagATCAgtccatctggagaaaatggctgctttagatggtgaactctatggcattataccctattgaggtcccccctcccctaaccctgtcctccccaggctctgcccccaaaatcttTCTTGGTAATTGACTTGAGTCTGACAGCTTTAGTGGGAAGTCAACACTACACCATGCCATGCTCTTTTAACCCTTCCATAATGTttggtttcctcccccccctttatttgTTCATTTGataaaagcagcagcagaagccatGATGAAAATAATGCTGGTATTTTATACTAGCTACAAACACTTGTTATCTGCTGAAAAATCACTTTTGTATTCTTCCAGGGGTGTCAACAGCTAACGAAGCAATTGTCTCTCTTACCCCGAGACAATTACAACCTTCTCAGTTATATTTGCCGGTAGGTTCTCTTCTCTTCCTTGATGCTTTTGTAactcaggccgttttcgcactcacgttttactggcgccacgaccatcctgacgccggcgaatctgcatggctttcgcaccagaagctccggcgctcccagaagcgccggctacttccgtcgctaagccagcgcaaacggaaatcgcaaagatgcaggaaaacgtttgcgctggcttagcgacggaaagcgccggcgcttctgggagcgccggcgcttctgttgcgaaatccatgcagattcgccggcgtcaggagggtcgtggcgccagtaaaacgtgagtgcgaaaacaccctcagtATTTTAAACTGGTGTAAGTGAAATAACTACATACAAAGGAATTTTTGGGCAGAGAATCACTTTCAATTCACCAATACAGTCTAAGGTTCCGTTGCAATCCTGGGCTCCTTCACTTGGGTTCTGCAGGCTAACAGTAGAAGTCCTACTCCTCTCTTTGTGCCAGGCCTCCAAAAAAGCCATAGAGTTGATAAAGCAGGTTTCCAGATTTCTTCAGAACTTCCAATGGTCTGGCATGCATGCATCAAGGGGTGCCAACTAGATTTTCTAGCCACCAGCAATCTGAGTAGGCAGAAATGAGACCTAAGTGTGCCAGTAAGAAAAAGAGCCTGTCTCTTTCATCCTTCCGCTTCTGTCCAGATGGTGCTTCACAAAGAACTGATGAGGCTCAAGCCTAACTGGGAATCATGGCCTCTGACTTGGGAGCCCTTCCTCCAGTGAGTGGCTGCTGGTTGCAGAAGAGATGGCAGCAAGTCATGCATGCAGCTACACAACCTGTTTCAGGTGCCAGGCCTGGTTTATCCAGCAATGCCTGGAGTTTTTTCACTGTTCCACATATCAGCTCAGTCAAGTCAGGTTAAAGATGAACACAGCTGCTTCTGAGCACAGTTTTGCAATTGCAtgacaccacacctcaaaaaagatatagcagtgaggaaagtgtagaaaagggcagctaAGATGATTATGGGGatagaacaccttccctatgaaaggttaaagagggtagggctctttagtctggagaaagtatgattgaggggtgacatgaaagaggtttacaatctcatcCTTTGCTAGGACAAGACTAAATAATTTGGCTATTTCTTGcatcatagaggtttacaaaattatgcatgggatagagagggtacttttctccctttctcacaatgcaaaatctcatgggcactcaattaaataaatgaacaatAAGTTTAGAGCAGACagaaggaagtacttattcacccaaagagtaattaacacatagaattcattGCAACAAGAACTTTATGTTttagtgatggcagctacaagcatagacagcttcaagaagggatttgataaacatatgtagcagaggttcatcagtgtggctattagctacaaggtatagatggaacgctatgaccaattttgcactcaccttattccaccctcacgtccgtcttctctatgcggcgtccttccaatttcccactattagTGCTGGgactgcagcaaacattgtggttttcatgcagcaaactgaaaccactaaaaaccagtttccatttgcagtgcaaaaaccgcaatgtttgctgcagccccgatgcaaatagtgggaaatcaggaggacgccgcgtggagaagacagatgtgagggcagagtaaggtgagtgtgaaatcggtctatgtctagggcagagatgctctgtattcttggtgcttggagggcaacagtgggagggcttctggaattctagccctgctggtggaccttctaatggtacctgggttttggtcactgtgtgagagtgctggattggatggaccattggcctgagccaacatggcttctgttatgttctcatGACACACTGTaaggaatgaaagaaacaaatataTCGTTTCTTCTGTGCATGTAACTCGTGTAAATGCAGTTACAGAGAAAGATAGATGTACTTCTTACAGATTACAGGGTGGTCTTCAGGTACCTGCAATAAAGTGGTCTCTACTTCTGTCAATGTGACTTCCTTGGCATCTGGGGTGGATGAACAATGCCTCAGGGGATGTATCTGCACCCTCAATATTTGCATAAGACGAGTAACACCTGCTCATTTATTGCATTTGAAAACGGAACGTTTTTTAAAATCCACTGCATTAATGAGCATTGGGCTTCTGCTGAAGGGTGGGGAGGTCCAGATAGCATGATTAGTGGCTGTGGGTGGGGTTGGTGGGTATGCATGGCAGGCCCTTATGTGGCTAGAATGTcaaactaagatctgggagacccagatgtgAACCTCCGTTCTACCATGCAAACTTGCTGAGTGacttttggccagtcacacactctcagcctaacctacttcacagggttgtcatggggataaaaaaggagaaaacaatgcaagccattttgggtccccatttgggGAGAAAGCTGAGATGCCCTGTCAAGCTCCCTCTCCCAGGTTCAATTTAAATGAACTCACAGCACTAGAGTAGAAAGTTTGAGCATGGCTGCCGTCCATCACTTGCCTGTCTTACCATTGGATTCTGACAGATTCCTGTATGAAATCCAGCAGAACGCCAGTACCAACAAGATGAGTGTGGAGAATCTGGCAACCGTGTTTGGCGTGAATCTCATCAGACCAAAGATGGAGGATCCTGCAACTATTATGAGAGGTGCAACAGGGTGCTGCCATTTAAACAGTTTGTGTTatgccatttaaaaaaaccccaggtgctccATTTATACAAAAAGCACATTTCATTTGCAGTTACCATATCTTCTTAGCCTGTCCTGCTTGTTGTGCTGATACAACGAAACAACTCAATAGAAAATTACAAAAATTTTATGTATACTATAAATAATTTTACATCATCCCTAAGCTCTTGCACATTTGTagcttctctgagatgaggaggcatgtgaggaggaaactgaaaggaaaggtaaatacagtcaaaaccctttgggaagcttggagactatttaaaactgttatcctagaagctcagataaaatacataccacaagttaggaaaggcacaaataggcataagaaaaggcctgcatggttaacaaacaaagtaatggaagctgtaaaaggtaagaagaactcctttaagcggtggaaaaccagtccaagtgagattaataaaagggaacacaggctgtggcaaatcaaaagggaacacaggcaggcaaaaagggactatgaggagcatattgcaaaaaacataaagaccaacaataaaaatttcttcaaatatattagaagcaggaaaccagccagggaggcagtggggcccttggatgaccatggggtaaaaggattactgaaggaggatagggaaatggctgagaagctgaatgcattttttgcctccgttttcactgtggaagatgagaactttttgcctgccccagaaccactaattttggaaggggtgttgaaagacctgagtcagattgaggtgacaaaagaggaggtcctacaactgatagacgaattaaaaactaataagtcaccgggtccggatggcatacatccgagagttctgaaagaactcaaagttgaacttgtggatcttctaacaaaaatctgtaatctttcattgaaatctgcctccgttcctgaggactggaaggtagcaaatgtcacccccatctttaaaaagggttccagaggagatccgggaaattacaagccagtcagtctgacttcaataccgggaaagttggtagaaaccattatcaaggacagaatgagtaggcacattgatgaacatgggttattgaggaagactcagcatgggttctgtaagggaagatcttgcctcactaacctgttacatttctttgagggggtgaacaaacatgtggacaaaggagacccgatagatgttgtttaccttgacttccagaaagcttttgataaagttcctcatcaaaggctccttagaaagcttgagagtcatggagtaaaaggacaggtcctcttgtggatcaaaaactggctgagtaataggaagcagagagtgagtataaatgggcagtcttcgcagtggaggacggtaagcagtggggtgccgcaggactcggtactgggtcccatgctctttaacttgttcataaatgatttagagttgggagtgagcagtgaagtggccaagtttgcagatgacactaaattgttcagggtggtgagaaccagagaggattgtgaggaactccaaagggatctgttgaggctgggtgagtgggcgtcaatgtggcacatgcggttcaatgtggccaagtgcaaagtaatgcacattggggccaagaatcccagctacaaatacaagttgatggggtgtgaactggcagagactgaccaagagagagatcttggggtcgtggtagataactcactgaaaatgtcaagacagtgtgtgtttgcaataaaaaaggccaacgccatgctgggaattattaggaagggaattgaaaacaaatcagccagtatcataatgcccctgtataaatcgatggtacggtctcatttggggtactgtgtgcagttctggtcgctgcacctcaaaaaggatattatagcattggagaaagtccagaaaagggcaactagaataattaaagggctggaacactttccctatgaagaaaggttgaaatgcttggggctctttagcttgaagaaacgtcgactgcggggtgacatgatagaggtttacaagataatgcatcggatggagaaagtagagaaagaagtacttttctccctttctcacaatacaagaactcgtgggcattcgatgaaattgctgagcagacaggttaaaacggataaaaggaagtacttcttcacccaaagggtgattaacatgtggaattcactgccacaggaggtggtggcggccacaagcatagccaccttcaagaggggtttagataaaaatatggagcagaggtccatcagtggctattagccacagtgtgtatatgtgtgtgtgtgtgtgtataacacacacacacacacacacacacacacacatatatatatatatatatatatatatatatatattttggccactgtgtgatacagagtgttggactggatgggccattggcctgatctaacatggcttcttatgttcttagcttgCTTTCttattgctttcttttcttttactgCAGGCACTCACCATATCCAGAAAGTGATGACTGTGATGATCAGTGGCCATACAACACTatttcctgtctccagagatGTGGTTCCTTCTCCACCCCTACAGAAGAATGATTCCAAGATGGCCCCAGTGCCTCGCAGTTCAGTAGGCTGGGATGCTGTAGAAAGGCCGCTGTCATCCAGAGGAGAGAACAGAACCCAGTGGCAAACAGTGAGTGGATTACAGTTGGCTCTGTAATTTCTTCTGTTGATAGTTCCTATCACAACTCaagggggtcttaccaattgctgccaccaccctgggttaagggtctcccttgagaaggcccagagtacccttcCAAGTCctccaggcctcccttagctcaggccaaataatgggcgtgaggaaCAGGCGGAGTTAACAACAGGAgagaaaaggtttatttaaaaggtcagtgcaatataacaaacaaggtgcgtAAAACAGTTAAAGGGGtgaacttactgtccctactgtctcagtcagacctagcctactcacccttcctctaagggcaagggactcttcctggcagcagctcctcctcagttctgcctcctaggaaaagaacacctccttcctgggcttggcccttttatcttctcttcccaggccccatctctctctgggccagtttccttcCAAAACCCTTGTCACCAAATCAGAGGgatagaagggatcctgggaaatgtaggctcttcccagtactcctaagcaggcttccctggggcctgcaggccttgctaggcccaggatcatgacagtttCAGTTACACAACAACTTACAAAACAAAGTAAGttgtagtccagtagcacctttaagaccaacaaagttttattgagaacgtaagatttgtgtgctagaagcacacaatAAAGTGCTCTACAATGAAGTCCTCCTTATGTTCtaacctcaaaatctccaggtattttccaacctggagctgttgACCTTACTCTACTTTGACGCTAATTAAATTTAATGAAGTTACTTTAATTTCTTTGCTCTTGCTTTGCAGAAAGATGACATAGAAGCTTCTAGCTCTGAATTAAATTGTAGCTCAGATCCATCAGCAGAAGATAATGGGGAGTTGCAGCCTACAGACCTAGGAATGTGTGTGACACAGTCTAGAAAAAGAACTCAGACCCTTCCGAACAGGAAGAATTTTGTGAATATTTCTCACAACAGAGGGAAGCAAAGTGAACTTTTCAGCGGTGAATTTTGGTCACCTTCAGTGGTCCAGCCAAGACCCATTTCTTCAACGGGAAGTCATAAAAGGACCTTGTCAGAGGGGCTTTCTAAGCTGCCCACTCTTCCACGAGTCTTAGACTCTGCCAATGTCTGTAGTTCTCTGGAAGTAAGTGGAAAGCAGACTCATGAGAGCTTTTTGGTTGCAGCTGCTGAGGGTCAGCTAACTGGTCCTCGGCAAAATGGGACCACAGTTCCAAAACCCAGTGATGAAGGTGAGAGCTCCCCTCCTGAGGAAGACCTCGAGTCCCTGAGGAAAATTATTGTGGAGCTAAAACAAGAGATGGAGATACAGAGAAAAGATTATGAGGAGCAAATTAGCAGGTAATGGAGAAACCTCTGCTGACCTTATTTCTTTCTGTGGTTGTTACAGCTGAGTCTGTTCAATTCCATGCATGAAAAACAATCCAGATTCTGCTTCCCTTCAAAAAAATGTTTTGCAGATAAGTTAAATATATATTAACTTGCTTACTTTTCTGTAAAGCTATTCTTTGAtctccaatccaatccaaatacctttattggcatagatatTCTGTTCCCTGAATACTTCAACAAGGACTGACAGGATTCTGGTGCctcacccagggctggccctagactgtctggcaccctaggcaagactaacttctggtgccccccccccccccccccgtactgataatgtcaccaagccACATGGGGAGCACTCAATTTGGTGCTcctagaaggctggtgccctaggcaattgcctagtttgccaagtggcagggccagccctggcctcACCCATTCTCAAAAGATGGCTTTTTTTGCATTTGAACCAGCCTGTGTGCTTGGATCATCTGAGGCCTTCTTCCATATTCTGCTCCCCTCCAAAACTGGTGTGGAAAACACCAGGAATGGGGCTTTTTCATTGATGCCTTGGTTCTGGAATTCCCTTTTCAAGAAGAGCCCCATCTGGCCCTCTCTGtcctctgagggggctgtttttttgaggtagaggcaccagatttgcagcatagcatccgatgcctctcaaaagcccctccaagtttcaaaaagattggacagcggggtccaattctatgagcccccaaagaagatgcccctatccttcattatttccaaggagggaaggcatttaaaatgcatacggtccctttaaatgtatgcttgtcacaacctgtctccaggctccacccccaaagtccccagatttttcttgaattgggcttggcaaccctattggtatCTCTAGCTATTGGTATCTCTTGGATTAAAGGACTGCATGTAATGGAACAGGCTCTGGTTCACAAAAATGACTGCCACAATAAATTAatcagtctttaaggtgtcacaactgttgtgtcctaggctcaaatgggagaactgttacttttggagggaagctgaacaagccaaagcttgtactccacaccagggttccagagaaggcctaagcgtgcccaatcaggggaaggattgaaacataagtagccaatcaacatctaggctcatactgtaccctgatgggcccttagggccctgtaaatagccaatccatgtacatagttaaggaccaatcagaagggggcaagaattgtataaaggagcgggaagtttgaatagagctcagtctgtgtgtgtgttcctgaagtaaagcttgcagaaatcactctccgactctggtctcttactgcgccgaccccagtactttacaacaaCACTCCTTGTTGTTAAGGCTAGAAGAGAGGTCCTGGGAAACTACTGCCAGTGAAACTAAATGGCATTAGGCCTTGATTGGTGAAAGGTCGTATTCAGTATAAAGcaatttcttatgttcagaaatCTGCCCCTTAAAGGTAGAAGTTACACCAGATACAAAGAGGCCTTGTTGATGGGGCTTGTACAGTGGGGCTTGCACGGGTGACTTTCCAGGAGAATTGTACCCTGTAGGTCAGGTCTCTTGGCTCCCCACTCTTTTGTTCTTAATGATGTTCAAAAATCTGCTATCtactgtggccatttttccttgCCCTCATAAGAGGTCCACCTCTGATTGCAGAACTTCTAACAAGGGTAAGGGGAGAAAGTCTTAGATCTTTTTCCTCCATTCACTTAGACACACTCCTTGAAGACATCTGCTCATGTCTCACCCTGTTTCTCTTGCAGCCTCGAGAAGGAAAACTATGAAGTCTGGGCCAAAGTGGTGAGGCTCAACAAAGAGATCGAGAAAGAAAAGAATAAATCAGCAGATCTGGAACATAAGCTTCAAGATATAGAGCATTCTCGAAATGATATTGAGAACAAGAATAAACTTATAgagcaggagatcctggactccgtAAAATCCATGAACCAGCCTGAAACAAAAAGTGAATAGAGAAAAGAATATCTCTTTGCATGCAAAACCACAATCCTCTGCACAAAGGAAGGACACATTGGCAAGTACAGGTGCACAGTGGCTGCTCCTTCTTCAAAGAGATGTCTGACTATGCCTTTTGGAAGGCTTGGAACATTGGGAAGTATTCTTGCGGGCAGAATACCATCCTCTAGCTGAGCCATAAACTTGTTGGGAAAGGGCCAAGGGAAGATGGgtcatccaggaaaccctggAGTTGCCCTGACACCACCTGCTCAGTCATTATCCCCAGGAATGGCAAATCAgagacttcttttaaaaaaaaaatcaagagaatGCTTTTTTCAGTTGTAGTTAAATTACAGCTTTCTTCAGTGCCCTTGGGGAAAATCCTGCCAAGAAAAATGAATTATATTTCTTAAAGGAATCCTTATTGTACCTCTGCTAAATTGTGTCAAACAAGGACAGGGATTTGAATTACAGATAgtggccttagggttgccaacttctaggaAATGGCTGAAGAGATcccacaactgatctccaggtgatagatatcggttcaaatggagaaaatggctgctttggaaggtgggactctatgatattataccacatttaagtccctccccacccccatctccaggtatttcccaacccagagttggcaactcttaaGTGGCCTTCATCCACGATACTGTCAATGTTTGTTGTTCATGGATACCAAAGTTacacataaaaaaaaattaagaatgcATCTGAAACTCCTGCTACTTCATCTATACCCACACAGACAACCTGTAGAATGCTAaatattgttgtaaatattgtatatATGACTTTCATACTGACCAACTGTCTGTGTCTCTAGATTCGAAGAAATTGTTCTAGTTCCGTGTAAACCTGACAGATATGCGATGAAAGACTCTAATTAAACTTTAAAGCTATGCACTCACACCCAGAAGGAAACTTTGGCCCATTCATACCAGACAT is a window of Heteronotia binoei isolate CCM8104 ecotype False Entrance Well chromosome 12, APGP_CSIRO_Hbin_v1, whole genome shotgun sequence DNA encoding:
- the ARHGAP25 gene encoding rho GTPase-activating protein 25; the protein is MSLKLPRNWDFNLKMNMSKIVRSQSMMAIDPKGSCSWPHSLSPLERPLKTGWLKKQRSIVKNWQQKYFVLKGQYLSYYKDEDDGKLQGVIHLHGSTIKEVAATSNEGGRFIFEVIPEISRDQNRTGQDSYLLMANSQSEMEDWVKVLRRVAGSPLGVVFGQQLVETMMYEQRFGQHQVPILVEKCAEFIRKHGLNEEGIFRLPGQDNLVKQLRDAFDAGERPSFDRDTDVHTVASLFKLYLRELPEPVIPWTQYEDFLSCGQLLTVDEAKGCQQLTKQLSLLPRDNYNLLSYICRFLYEIQQNASTNKMSVENLATVFGVNLIRPKMEDPATIMRGTHHIQKVMTVMISGHTTLFPVSRDVVPSPPLQKNDSKMAPVPRSSVGWDAVERPLSSRGENRTQWQTKDDIEASSSELNCSSDPSAEDNGELQPTDLGMCVTQSRKRTQTLPNRKNFVNISHNRGKQSELFSGEFWSPSVVQPRPISSTGSHKRTLSEGLSKLPTLPRVLDSANVCSSLEVSGKQTHESFLVAAAEGQLTGPRQNGTTVPKPSDEGESSPPEEDLESLRKIIVELKQEMEIQRKDYEEQISSLEKENYEVWAKVVRLNKEIEKEKNKSADLEHKLQDIEHSRNDIENKNKLIEQEILDSVKSMNQPETKSE